CTTTGTACTCTGCATACTCGCTATGGCGAAACACGACTTTTCCAGCGTCAAAAGCAACCATGATATGCGTTGGCTTCATTTCCTCCAACACTTTTAACAGCATAGTCGTAAAGCCCAGCACTGCGTTCGTATGCAGTCCTGCCGATGTGGACAATAAAGGGAGCGCATAAAACGCCCGGTTCGCAACACTGTTTCCATCAATCAACACAAAATGACTCAAGGAATTCGACCCCTCTCGTTACAAAACTACTATCTTTAATCGTAACATAGGGCAAACATCAAAGCCAAGCCGTAGATATGGCGGGTAAAGAACAAGATGATTGAACAGACTATGAAAAAAAATGGACAAGGAAGGTGAACCTATGAATGGGAGGAAAATGATTCCGCTCTTGCTCACGCTATTTCTTTCCTTCGGGTCTATACCTGCAACAGCGACCCCACATGTAGAGCCTGAGCCCGCAGGCAAAAAGCTGATGGCATTTGTCATTGATGACTTCGGGAACAACATGCAAGGGACGGAGGAAATATTATCGTTGCCAGTTCCTCTAACCGTTGCCGTCATGCCGTTTCTGCCAAGCACGAAGCAGGATGCCGAGCTTGCCCATCAAAAAGGACATGATGTACTCGTTCACATGCCGATGGAGCCGATGAAAGGAAAACGCTCGTGGCTTGGTCCTGGAGCCATTACGGCTGATCTGTCCGACGATGAGATTCGCAGTCGCGTGGAGAAAGCGATTGACGAAGTACCACATGCGATTGGCATGAACAACCATATGGGCTCTAAAATAACGGCTGACGAGCGAATCATGCGCATCATCATGAAGGTAGTGAAGGAGCGGGGGCTCATTTACCTGGATAGCAAAACCACGGATAAAAGCGTGGCGGCGAAAATCGCGGCTGAAATGGGCGTGCCCCATGCAGTGAATCAAATTTTTCTCGATGACGTTTACTCTGTCCCACATATTACGAAGCAAATGGAGCTCGTCTGCAAACGAATCCACAACCATCCCCTATGTATCGCGATAGGCCATGTTGGGCCTCCTGGCAAGAAAACAGCCTCCGTTCTGCGCCAGTACATCCCGCGAATTCAGAAGGAGGCCGAATTTGTAACCATTTCAAAGCTTATCC
This genomic stretch from Brevibacillus sp. DP1.3A harbors:
- a CDS encoding divergent polysaccharide deacetylase family protein, whose translation is MNGRKMIPLLLTLFLSFGSIPATATPHVEPEPAGKKLMAFVIDDFGNNMQGTEEILSLPVPLTVAVMPFLPSTKQDAELAHQKGHDVLVHMPMEPMKGKRSWLGPGAITADLSDDEIRSRVEKAIDEVPHAIGMNNHMGSKITADERIMRIIMKVVKERGLIYLDSKTTDKSVAAKIAAEMGVPHAVNQIFLDDVYSVPHITKQMELVCKRIHNHPLCIAIGHVGPPGKKTASVLRQYIPRIQKEAEFVTISKLIQQAAH